The following is a genomic window from Branchiostoma lanceolatum isolate klBraLanc5 chromosome 10, klBraLanc5.hap2, whole genome shotgun sequence.
TGAAACTTCATGATAATCTCTTTATCCTGTTTATCACACATACCAATAATCATTATTCTTTCCACCTTGCAGTACCCCCTACTGTCAAAGTCGGACCGTCCGACCCCTACATCACGGCCTGGGGTAGGTCCGGTGTCCTGACATGCGCAGCGAAGAACGCTAGGCCCAATATTACGTCACTACATTGGGAAAAAGATGGCGAAGTCATCGACTCCCTGAGATACAACACAAAGTACTCTGGGGGAACGCTGGAGTCTCCTGCCCTGGAAATACGTCATATCAGCAGGACCGACTCTGGTGTTTACGCATGCGTGGCCGGCCATACCGTGCGAAGCTCAAGTGCAACTTTAAGGATGAAAGTTCTTTGTGAGTGTTTTATAtcattctttgtttctttaaaaagatagaaagaaagctTGATCAAATTGACTGGATGAACTACTCGAGTACGTACGAGACAGTATACTTACAGGATGTTTGTAGGTTACAAATAAACTTTATTTCAATAGGCCCGATGACCTATGTACGATCAaggcttaaccttctccctgctgccttactctgtaactaAAAGGGAAGTGGATGCAAAGCGGCTACTTCAGCGTGCTAAAGGTAAATGCATATACCTGACATTTGTCAAATCATTTACTGTcatgtttcaatattttcatatttttattattttttcacagACCCTGCCTCCATCATCAGCATCTCCGAGCCCGTGACGGCCACGGTGTCAGACAGCGTCACTCTACAGTGTGTGGCAGACGGCAACCCTCCTCCTAACATCACGTGGTCCAGGAACGGACTACTCATGCGCAGTAACGTTGGCACGGTACCACGTGATGTCATCATCGGAGCCATCCAGTTGAAGAATGTCCAGACGAACGACACGGGGACATATCTGTGCAAAGCAAGTAACGGTGTGGGGGACATTAGCACACGGTCCACAGCACTCACCATTAAAGGTAATCTTAGGTCTTATTGATCACTACTGAAAGCTGGCGGTACCTTTGATTGTACCTTCAAAGAATTTAAGAGCACTTAAGCTGCTATCTCCCAAGAAACATTCCTTTAGACTTAAGTCTATGTCCTAAAATACAATAAAGGGActaggatataggaggttctttgtacacaaccaggtatagttctcacctgctaacgtttcgatgtctatcagacaccttcttcagagcttctgactggagtgctgtttctcaccgctataagtagccgatgtaggtggcgcttttgcggtgagaacactgtcccaaatgcggctgagtttgtatcccccctcgtctcggttcttcaccggtgttgtcttccttatccaggccgcctccttaatccaccgggtgcgtctgttgtcctctctgtcgatgaccttggccccctcccagtcaatgatgCAGTTGTGTCTGGCAATGTGGTCGGTGATTGCCGATTTCTTGTCTCCTTGttgtgcttgtcttttctgtgaccttgtgaagacaacaccggtgatgaaccgagacgaggggggatacaaactcagccgcatttgggacagtgttctcaccgcaaaagcgccacctacatcggctacttatagcggtgagaaacagcactccagtcagaagctctgaagaaggtgtctgatagacatcgaaacgttagcaggtgagaactatacctggttgtgtacaaagaacctcctatatcctatattataccaacctgatgaaattattttcgggaatAAAGGGACTAGTTACttcgtttttgttttttccCTCCGTGTacggatgttttgttttatgtgtatctgagcttttgtgttcttgtgtgtttgtctggATGTTTGCATTCTTGCGTGTTCGTAGTTATTTGTCTACATTGTCAGTAGTGTTGAAGAAAGTGCGTGAGTCGGGAGATGGCGTCACCGTAAAGGTCAAACATGCCAAATTGACAGGAAGtcgagttcagaggtggtaaaACTAGGACATGACAGACAGCCCAGCTCATGAGGTCAATAAAAGAGGATACTAATTCATGGGGAGGTATcgcttcttcttttcttttcttttaccaTTGCAGAGCTTTGTGGTGAATCCAGTTGGTAATCCAGCTGTAGTGACTTGAACATGGTTTTCTTCGGTATGTAACCCTATTCTAGTCTTCTGCAGACGTTTCCACGACCTGTCTGTTCATCAGTGCAGTCTGTGCCTGTAGTGACGCTTGTTGGTACGTGCTGCAGGGTTGAGGGATCGGGTTGGTGCGTCAACAGTCGCAGTGATCGTTGGGCTGACTGCCGGGCTCCTGTGGCTGGTGGTGTGTGTGGGCCTGGTAGCTTACCTCGTCAGGCGACGCCAAagacagaaggagaagaaaaagtTTGCATTCTACTACAACATGGGAAGGAGGGAGCCTGATGTGGGAGACGGAGGGGTAGAGGAAGACAAGGAGCCGCCGCCATACACTGCAATGCCCGGTAAAAGCAGACCGTAGATTTagggaaaatgttgtatttccggTTACCCCACCAACCGTTACAAAAACCTGCTAAGCCTTTTTTGGTTGCCCGCTGGCAAAGGAAACATATAATTTTAGTCTTCCTGTCATCTGAGTCTTCCTGTAGTTGACACACTGTTGACGGATAAAgactttgaacagttgatgtaaggtTTGTCGTAAACATTGTACTCCCttgttcagtttattgatatacttgtTCTTGTACAATCTATATCTGTATAAGTGCTATGTGCTGTTCAAAATAACATTGTCTGGTACATTTCAGTTTCGCATCGCCAAAATGCATTTGTTGAATAACTTCAGCCGAAATCACAAAGAAGACAAACATTTTAAAGCATTTCTTTAAGACCGTAACCTAGTCCTAAGTGCCAATCTATTTTAGGCTGTGACCAACTGCTTCGAGCTCTTCAACATATCATCAACAAGAATACTAATTTTATCCTGACCCTGAGAGGACATTACTGATAGTTACTACCAATAAGTACAAACATAAACTAGCTCACCCAAAACTTAATGATCTTTTCCGGAGCAATAAGAAGGAAAGATGGCTGAGATAACGAACTGTTCGTTTCAAGTGGTTCATTTGGGAACCGATGAAATGCTCGTTTATTGAGAAATGGCAGTCAATCACTCTTAATCCTCTGGATTAACTAGATTACGCCTCAGCTGTTAGAACAGTTTCGTTAATCCGGAGAACTTTGCGTTGGGGTTATAATTTTTACTTTttatcccaatatgtcaattgTCTGGGGAAATAAAACAGCTATCTTGTCCCTGAAGTCTTCATAATCTACAACGTGGGACTTTGTTCAGAAGGTCGTAAGATGCTCCCAAGACCCAGATTTCTTTATGGACCTCTCAGTGCGAGGGTTTATGCCCTCTAAGTACCATAGAATTGTCTCTAAAAGTCGATAAGAACAAACATAACGGTTCCAGATGCGTCCCTCGAGTATTCAAAGACTCTCAAAACAACCCATGATCAATATTTCTTGTTAAGTCTTTATGCTGGTAGACATGGTATACACAGCTGCGAATAAATGCGTGATTTTCCCACGACATTTCCTCACCAGTGTTAAATATATTGTTAAGATATATTCTTTTACTTTTGATACAATCAAAATAGATCCTTTGTGTCAAAAAACAATTTTCTGCAACTTTTGACTGACAATGTTTTTACAGCCAAACCTGAGACGAAGTCATCCAGATACGGTGGCATCAACACCGTTCGCAGATCATTAGGGAAGAAAGGTAAGCGGTTTGACATTTGCTGACATGGTTTTAATTGGAGCAGACTCCTATAAAACATAGAGGTCATTGTGCCTACCCCAAGGTTAACTTATTAGGGGCAGTGAttcgcaagataacagttactcacaACAAGAAACTGGATGCACAGGTATCTAACCAAAACTATAAAGTGATATACAATAGAGTATGTATTATTGTGTATATGTTATAGGGTTAAGTCGTTGTAGAACATAAAATACATGCATCGAGAAAGAAGCCTTTTCCTTACAATGTATTGTATAGACCGACCTGAATGAAGTGCAAACATCACTCCAGTCAACCTTTTCTTATTCAAGTAAACATGAAACATATTTGGTCTTACGTTGAGGGGCCATGTCCGTGGAACacatagtaacgttacatttgtaaTAGACGCTGTTTTTCATTCTGAAATTATCAATAATATACAACTTAGTGAAATGTGAATTTTCTACTTTAAGACAGGAGATATGCCCGAGCCTTGTATGGCTATCGGCCTCGAGAAGACAATGAACTGACCCTTGAAGTGGACGATGTTATCGAGGTGCTGGAGGGGGAAGATGGCGGCTGGTGCCTGGGTTACCTGAGGGGCAGGATAGGCCTGTTCCCTTCCAACTACGTCAGATTCATTTCCGGAAGTGAAGGTAAT
Proteins encoded in this region:
- the LOC136443420 gene encoding protein amalgam-like, which codes for MDFRLFLAFGLALGWQGTAGQNDIGLTIPESVKAVIGDPVTLPATYTTKNQVISVAWFKLDRQDRAKRTLIYSYYPMSGKGDVERAYAGRVELVGKASLRIKRTKLEDDGTYVLSVMVEGSGVADGFVTLSIMVPPTVKVGPSDPYITAWGRSGVLTCAAKNARPNITSLHWEKDGEVIDSLRYNTKYSGGTLESPALEIRHISRTDSGVYACVAGHTVRSSSATLRMKVLYPASIISISEPVTATVSDSVTLQCVADGNPPPNITWSRNGLLMRSNVGTVPRDVIIGAIQLKNVQTNDTGTYLCKASNGVGDISTRSTALTIKGLRDRVGASTVAVIVGLTAGLLWLVVCVGLVAYLVRRRQRQKEKKKFAFYYNMGRREPDVGDGGVEEDKEPPPYTAMPAKPETKSSRYGGINTVRRSLGKKDRRYARALYGYRPREDNELTLEVDDVIEVLEGEDGGWCLGYLRGRIGLFPSNYVRFISGSEALAMKSGGACQNVVLQESVGSQRSI